A genomic window from Leptospira broomii serovar Hurstbridge str. 5399 includes:
- a CDS encoding HEAT repeat domain-containing protein: MNSTAESRNSKKKIVSSSRQETDIPPFQLGIIRIHIRKLALITVLATVLLSSSQMEAGPKEPTKPKYTAEQIRKKKEVLLQILKYGTTKERAGALRELEDFPKEESGELYDQVGIILVKDPDWSMRIYALRISSLLGLNKFEDKIVALVQYEQPDVQKEAVYAVKKLKFKSAIPLLTDLLKAQDFTKNSNLTVSLIDTLAEFPEADEAFRVLEARFQEKFNDPELRAQTALYFGKVKNRSVENLLITTFKDDKEPITLRAYCVNALGKMKSTAAIAPMTELLNKIRNLKSKTDIQDYQALKIHTITALVSLGDKDIIEELYSFARDDDAVVRLRAIKHLAETEDPAVIEILEYKAQRDPSEKVKRAAQAALDQLRKKISPDFVPPTKSGDTTSKPKAESLKANSKTKEDASKTEESKSSKASKPDKKVVPFADEESEELENP, encoded by the coding sequence ATGAACTCAACCGCAGAATCAAGGAACTCGAAGAAGAAAATCGTAAGCTCCAGCAGACAGGAGACTGATATACCTCCCTTTCAACTCGGAATCATCCGTATTCATATCCGGAAGCTTGCCCTTATAACGGTATTGGCGACCGTATTACTCAGTTCCTCTCAAATGGAAGCCGGGCCAAAGGAACCGACAAAGCCTAAATATACCGCCGAACAAATTCGAAAGAAAAAAGAAGTGCTCTTGCAAATTCTGAAATATGGAACAACGAAAGAACGCGCGGGTGCATTAAGAGAGCTGGAAGATTTTCCGAAAGAGGAATCCGGAGAATTATACGATCAGGTAGGAATCATCCTGGTAAAAGATCCGGATTGGTCGATGCGAATCTATGCCCTAAGAATCTCGAGCCTTCTGGGTTTAAATAAATTCGAGGATAAGATCGTCGCACTCGTTCAGTACGAGCAACCCGACGTCCAAAAGGAAGCCGTCTATGCGGTCAAAAAGTTAAAGTTCAAATCCGCAATTCCCTTATTAACCGACCTACTCAAGGCCCAGGATTTTACGAAAAATTCGAACCTTACCGTTTCTTTAATCGATACCTTGGCCGAATTCCCGGAAGCGGACGAGGCATTTCGCGTTTTAGAAGCTAGATTTCAGGAAAAATTCAACGATCCGGAATTGAGAGCCCAAACTGCATTATATTTCGGTAAAGTAAAGAATAGATCGGTCGAGAATCTCCTGATTACGACTTTCAAGGACGATAAAGAACCGATCACTTTACGCGCATATTGCGTGAATGCTTTGGGCAAGATGAAATCGACTGCGGCAATCGCTCCGATGACAGAATTACTTAATAAAATTCGGAATTTAAAATCCAAAACCGATATCCAAGACTACCAGGCTTTAAAGATTCACACGATCACCGCCTTAGTTTCCTTAGGCGATAAGGATATCATCGAAGAGCTTTATTCTTTCGCGAGAGACGACGATGCAGTCGTTCGATTAAGAGCGATCAAACATTTGGCGGAGACGGAAGACCCGGCAGTCATAGAAATTTTGGAATATAAAGCCCAACGAGATCCTAGTGAAAAAGTGAAGCGGGCTGCTCAAGCCGCTCTAGATCAGCTTCGCAAAAAGATTTCACCGGACTTTGTTCCACCTACAAAATCGGGAGATACTACCTCGAAGCCTAAAGCCGAATCTTTGAAAGCGAATTCTAAAACTAAGGAAGATGCTTCTAAAACGGAAGAAAGCAAATCTTCTAAGGCTTCAAAACCCGACAAGAAAGTCGTTCCTTTTGCCGATGAGGAGTCGGAAGAATTAGAGAATCCTTAA
- a CDS encoding type 1 glutamine amidotransferase has product MRCLIVRFKDCEGPGTLLDSLKSRNYRITYHNAYDSNIRILPDAHQVFDLIVLLGGPQTVHDPAQADFFRPWLDLAYNLTQMESRKVIGICLGSQILAKVLGAKVSVGVKGPEVGFSDIKIVNSSHPAFARLAGKSMIPAFHLHEDVFELPSGSELLLEGSFYPNQMFAWKNRVFGIQCHLEMTAPMLEVWKTVHGEFIQKAGWIPGPETGQIRSQMEEAGRALFEGILDI; this is encoded by the coding sequence ATGAGATGTTTGATTGTTCGATTCAAGGATTGCGAAGGACCGGGAACCCTCTTGGATTCCTTGAAATCTCGAAATTATCGGATAACGTATCATAACGCGTACGATTCTAATATTCGAATTCTACCGGACGCGCATCAGGTTTTTGATTTAATCGTACTCCTTGGCGGACCGCAAACGGTACACGATCCGGCTCAGGCGGATTTTTTTAGGCCGTGGCTGGATCTCGCCTATAACCTGACTCAAATGGAATCTCGAAAGGTCATAGGAATTTGTCTTGGATCTCAGATCCTGGCGAAAGTTCTAGGGGCAAAGGTTTCTGTGGGAGTAAAAGGGCCTGAAGTCGGATTTTCGGATATAAAGATCGTAAATTCGTCGCATCCTGCCTTTGCCCGTTTAGCCGGGAAATCCATGATTCCGGCCTTTCACTTGCACGAAGATGTATTCGAATTACCTAGCGGTTCGGAACTTCTTCTGGAAGGAAGCTTCTATCCGAATCAGATGTTCGCCTGGAAGAATCGGGTATTCGGAATTCAATGCCATTTGGAAATGACCGCACCCATGTTAGAAGTTTGGAAAACGGTGCATGGAGAATTCATTCAAAAAGCAGGCTGGATTCCTGGACCGGAAACGGGCCAAATTAGGTCTCAAATGGAAGAGGCTGGGCGTGCGCTTTTTGAAGGAATCTTGGATATATAG
- a CDS encoding TlpA family protein disulfide reductase, whose protein sequence is MDSQANLDSRLNFSRFTAGIFFRLSLLLFLVGSATCAPSEQSNLGVQSFEGLTLDGQTIRLSDIQAERIALNVYGPNCVPCIKEVPVLNYLYKDLASNPRIKLYMVVDPTVFVDSPEKMTEEQIMTEANIQMREEIRKYGIKLPVLIMKKPFRISRNDGLVTGTPETLLFKTKPLVLYYNFIGPISEESDVLAIPKDRKVIFFKRMAGSV, encoded by the coding sequence ATGGATTCTCAGGCAAACCTCGATTCCAGGCTTAATTTCTCTCGCTTTACAGCGGGGATTTTCTTCCGCCTTTCTCTCCTACTCTTTTTGGTCGGTAGTGCGACCTGTGCCCCTTCCGAACAATCCAATTTAGGTGTGCAGTCATTCGAAGGATTAACGTTAGACGGACAGACGATCCGCTTATCGGATATCCAAGCCGAGCGAATCGCTTTGAATGTCTACGGCCCGAACTGCGTGCCTTGTATTAAAGAAGTTCCTGTTTTGAATTATTTATACAAGGATTTGGCATCGAATCCTAGGATTAAGTTGTACATGGTCGTGGATCCGACCGTGTTTGTGGATTCTCCCGAAAAAATGACCGAAGAACAGATCATGACGGAAGCGAATATTCAGATGAGGGAAGAGATCCGTAAATACGGCATAAAGCTTCCGGTTTTGATTATGAAAAAGCCGTTCCGAATTTCTAGAAATGACGGATTGGTAACCGGAACGCCCGAAACCTTATTATTCAAAACCAAACCGCTTGTTCTATATTATAATTTTATCGGGCCGATCAGTGAAGAATCGGACGTACTTGCGATACCGAAAGATAGAAAGGTGATTTTCTTTAAGCGAATGGCGGGATCCGTATGA
- a CDS encoding response regulator encodes MNKGYIICVDDEVSVLETLQEQLHNEFGKTHEIETARSAEEALSLLEEIQNSGFVIEVIITDQVMPGMKGADFLEAVHKKSPDSIKILLTGQAGLDSAIHAINFGGLSRYVEKPWNIEDLSRDIHSLIEKFHQNLENQHLVNELNRRIKELEEENRKLQQTGD; translated from the coding sequence ATGAATAAAGGTTATATTATTTGTGTCGATGATGAAGTATCGGTTCTGGAAACACTCCAAGAGCAGCTCCATAACGAGTTCGGTAAGACTCATGAAATCGAAACCGCCAGGAGCGCAGAGGAAGCACTTTCCCTTTTGGAGGAAATCCAAAATTCCGGCTTTGTTATCGAAGTAATCATCACGGACCAAGTGATGCCGGGAATGAAAGGCGCCGACTTTCTGGAGGCCGTTCATAAGAAGTCGCCCGATTCGATTAAGATTTTACTGACCGGCCAGGCCGGTCTAGATTCGGCCATTCATGCCATTAATTTCGGAGGACTTAGTCGTTATGTCGAAAAGCCCTGGAATATTGAAGACCTTAGCAGGGATATACATTCCCTGATTGAAAAGTTCCATCAGAACTTGGAGAACCAACACCTAGTCAATGAACTCAACCGCAGAATCAAGGAACTCGAAGAAGAAAATCGTAAGCTCCAGCAGACAGGAGACTGA
- a CDS encoding 6-hydroxymethylpterin diphosphokinase MptE-like protein, translating to MNTRILCLEPFAEFEPLVGDFVRREIGSIPIWYDWKKFQTLPTSSWIPEGIRSLKVFLHPTYARKFPEVSQEILSFLQNIGFADQNQIAKDTYEKLWIHNFFRHAKRFQENPSAFRIIGKKLPVRKNQIGCFIGASPNLELQRDWIEKNRTKVYLLASDTSLGFLLQNNILPDSILSIDSGRGTGFHFPENTPDQIPIITWLGGSARIFDLPNPKILYVSTHPLDQLARMSFFPEAPILENPTLNIAGMAVSVLDALGFESCIVKGFDFSRTAGKTHCRGSGYERYDRFFLTRRRSLFLGRYSPNASWIRRTSVLNLWKQWSPLTLLEELPKDASHSTYWKNALLEISSEFPRTGSFWRNASVSVAEFPSRIRSILMRESRILE from the coding sequence ATGAATACCCGGATTCTCTGCCTGGAGCCATTTGCAGAGTTCGAACCACTTGTAGGCGATTTTGTTCGTCGAGAAATCGGCTCGATTCCGATCTGGTACGATTGGAAGAAATTTCAAACGCTTCCTACTTCTAGTTGGATCCCGGAAGGAATCCGTTCACTCAAAGTTTTCCTACATCCTACTTATGCTCGAAAATTTCCGGAAGTTTCCCAGGAGATTCTTTCCTTTCTACAAAATATAGGATTCGCCGACCAAAATCAAATCGCAAAGGATACGTACGAAAAACTCTGGATACATAATTTCTTTCGTCATGCAAAACGATTTCAAGAAAATCCATCCGCGTTTCGAATCATCGGTAAAAAGCTTCCAGTGCGTAAAAATCAAATCGGATGCTTTATCGGAGCTTCCCCAAATCTGGAATTGCAGAGGGACTGGATCGAAAAAAACCGGACCAAAGTCTATCTGCTCGCCTCGGATACCAGCCTAGGCTTTCTACTCCAAAATAATATTCTGCCGGATTCCATTCTTTCTATCGACAGTGGGCGCGGGACTGGATTCCATTTTCCGGAAAATACCCCGGATCAAATTCCGATCATTACATGGTTGGGCGGATCGGCGAGAATCTTTGATCTCCCCAATCCCAAAATTTTATATGTTTCCACCCACCCTCTCGACCAACTAGCTCGAATGTCTTTTTTTCCCGAGGCGCCGATATTGGAAAATCCCACTCTAAATATCGCTGGAATGGCTGTTTCTGTCTTGGATGCGTTAGGATTCGAATCCTGTATCGTTAAGGGATTCGATTTTTCCAGGACAGCAGGTAAAACGCATTGTAGGGGAAGCGGTTATGAAAGATACGATCGTTTTTTTCTAACTCGAAGGAGGAGTCTCTTTTTAGGAAGGTATTCTCCAAATGCGAGCTGGATACGAAGAACGAGTGTACTTAATCTTTGGAAACAGTGGAGCCCTTTAACTTTATTGGAAGAATTGCCGAAGGATGCCTCCCATTCTACCTACTGGAAAAATGCGTTATTGGAAATTTCTTCCGAATTCCCCCGAACCGGAAGTTTTTGGAGGAACGCAAGCGTATCTGTAGCCGAATTTCCTTCGAGAATTCGTTCTATCTTGATGAGAGAAAGTCGAATTCTTGAGTAA
- a CDS encoding LIC_11959 family protein: MVRLCGNREIAAVFAIVLVFTFSLASEPAGNTYRGTISLDEPRSLDMKEGLSDSSPNFPEKLKLFFQGLEGNYAIFYDWNGHTFYFKYRENKFDRRLRKYASRLSGGAPYEVTGDYLGVFVFENKVIRRFKKKGEDTLVDRKEKHSIPVFQLKEYKELILEEILL, from the coding sequence ATGGTTAGGCTTTGCGGAAATCGTGAGATAGCAGCCGTCTTTGCAATCGTACTCGTATTCACATTTAGTTTGGCATCCGAACCTGCCGGAAACACCTATCGAGGAACGATTTCTCTGGATGAACCCCGATCTCTCGATATGAAAGAGGGCCTGAGCGATTCCTCTCCGAACTTTCCTGAAAAGTTGAAACTTTTCTTTCAGGGCTTAGAGGGAAATTATGCAATCTTCTATGACTGGAACGGACATACCTTCTATTTTAAGTATCGTGAAAACAAATTCGATCGGAGACTCCGGAAGTACGCTTCCCGACTTTCCGGGGGCGCCCCCTACGAAGTTACGGGGGATTATTTGGGCGTATTCGTTTTTGAAAACAAAGTCATCCGGCGTTTTAAAAAGAAAGGAGAAGACACATTAGTCGACCGGAAAGAAAAGCATTCGATTCCCGTCTTTCAACTAAAAGAGTATAAGGAACTCATCCTCGAGGAAATTTTACTTTGA